One stretch of Bacteroidota bacterium DNA includes these proteins:
- a CDS encoding PilN domain-containing protein, translated as MPLKRLISHLDILRFAGFKRILGVELSELEANIVEVEARGNPFKKFTQLFFPLKSISIQFSPTDTAEIKSEKIRIAIVENKISTKLAVTSLQSIGVKTIVTTIPFDVSNVIEWIGDNVEKLIRIPISLDDIIIQYELLERNEEFQKIIVVIAKKNEIHQTESILLNAGIELLSIGYSKRDIVNIVSSNDRHFVALSSVDKIHLYSLNNYSLTDYKELPAADIAEALKLESEKEQRQSLKVYGNESFSFGPNFQFQQLEAPQLHTKYLHAFGLGIKGFLSEISPVNFLSNNHRQKTFDVVGQGLLKRAVLTVGILLFFFLTLETVSAIYVGNKIAEYQERLIAESSKVQELHKLQEEIAYFESEIQKQSSTNRRTTVSRTLLELSEKTDEGIALQSVQSIAQSSKNETVKIKGEAVSNESLSRYLKSLQASTLLSSVELKSSGVTQDEYGALKNKILFDIVVTTRK; from the coding sequence ATGCCATTGAAACGTTTGATTTCACATCTTGATATTCTCCGGTTTGCGGGATTCAAGCGTATTCTGGGGGTTGAACTTTCAGAACTTGAAGCGAATATTGTCGAGGTGGAAGCTCGCGGTAATCCATTTAAAAAATTCACACAACTTTTTTTTCCGCTCAAATCGATTTCCATTCAATTCTCACCTACCGATACTGCTGAAATCAAATCCGAAAAGATACGAATAGCCATCGTTGAGAATAAAATATCGACCAAACTTGCCGTAACATCGCTCCAATCAATTGGTGTCAAAACTATCGTTACTACGATCCCATTTGATGTTTCTAATGTCATTGAATGGATCGGCGATAACGTAGAGAAGCTAATACGTATTCCGATCTCGTTAGATGATATCATTATTCAATATGAACTACTTGAGCGGAATGAAGAGTTTCAGAAAATCATCGTTGTCATTGCAAAGAAAAACGAGATCCATCAAACTGAATCGATATTGTTAAATGCAGGAATAGAACTTCTTAGTATTGGTTATTCCAAACGAGACATTGTGAATATCGTTTCGAGCAACGATAGACATTTTGTTGCTTTATCCTCGGTCGATAAAATACATTTATATTCATTAAACAATTATTCTTTAACTGATTATAAAGAGTTACCTGCCGCGGATATTGCTGAAGCGTTAAAGCTTGAATCTGAAAAAGAACAACGGCAGTCTTTGAAAGTTTATGGTAACGAATCATTTTCTTTTGGACCGAATTTTCAGTTCCAACAATTAGAAGCTCCTCAATTACATACAAAATATCTCCACGCTTTTGGACTCGGAATAAAAGGCTTTTTATCAGAAATATCACCGGTCAATTTCCTTTCGAACAATCATCGACAAAAAACATTTGATGTAGTGGGACAAGGGTTACTGAAAAGAGCTGTCCTTACTGTGGGCATACTTCTTTTTTTCTTTCTTACACTTGAAACAGTTTCAGCGATCTATGTAGGGAACAAAATTGCAGAATATCAGGAACGTTTAATAGCAGAGAGTTCAAAAGTGCAGGAATTGCATAAATTACAGGAAGAAATCGCCTATTTTGAATCTGAAATTCAAAAGCAAAGCAGTACAAATCGCCGGACAACAGTCTCACGAACATTGCTGGAACTTTCTGAAAAAACTGATGAGGGAATTGCGCTACAATCAGTACAATCTATTGCTCAATCAAGTAAAAATGAAACGGTCAAAATAAAAGGAGAAGCCGTGTCAAATGAGTCATTAAGTCGATATTTGAAATCACTCCAAGCAAGCACTTTATTGTCAAGTGTCGAATTGAAAAGTTCGGGTGTAACACAAGATGAATACGGAGCTTTAAAAAACAAAATACTCTTTGATATTGTTGTTACTACAAGAAAATGA
- the pilO gene encoding type 4a pilus biogenesis protein PilO: MNISNLQNKYVLYLLAIAGLSLYLFVTEIAGRYSALFLLLDEYNSVKSQISDIGNFESRRYELLQLKKTYTTEFNKLYKNTTQNDIDLFEYATKLSKRNSVAITSVLPLTNKKNGYFDELSYRLSVRGRFVNIGKLFTDIENGGIPVVLSQIELKKTEHSKSDLMGTIDLKAYIYNDAKQR, translated from the coding sequence ATGAATATTTCCAATCTTCAGAATAAGTATGTGTTATACCTGCTCGCCATAGCAGGATTATCCCTCTATTTGTTTGTGACAGAAATAGCTGGGCGATATTCTGCTCTTTTCTTATTATTAGACGAATATAATTCTGTAAAATCCCAAATAAGCGATATCGGTAATTTTGAATCTCGAAGGTATGAACTGCTCCAGTTAAAGAAGACCTATACAACAGAATTTAACAAATTGTATAAAAACACTACTCAAAACGATATCGATCTATTTGAATACGCTACAAAACTGTCAAAAAGAAACTCTGTTGCCATAACCTCTGTTCTTCCGCTTACTAACAAAAAAAACGGATACTTCGATGAACTATCATACAGACTCTCTGTACGGGGGCGATTTGTTAATATAGGAAAGCTTTTTACAGATATTGAAAACGGCGGTATTCCGGTTGTTCTTTCGCAGATTGAATTAAAAAAAACAGAACACTCAAAATCTGATCTTATGGGAACTATCGATCTGAAAGCGTATATCTATAATGATGCCAAACAACGTTAA
- a CDS encoding STAS-like domain-containing protein, with product MINIIDICGKNVVSRDDGKKVHDLIKDYWNTSQKIKINFGNILIASVSFFDEIFGRLAFEYSRSELTSKIDVENIQDFDRALLNDILRSRLREKELKDPQLTKNAIS from the coding sequence ATGATTAATATAATTGATATTTGTGGTAAGAATGTTGTATCACGAGACGACGGTAAAAAAGTACACGATTTAATTAAAGATTATTGGAACACTAGTCAAAAGATCAAGATAAATTTTGGAAACATCTTAATTGCTTCTGTTTCTTTTTTTGATGAGATTTTTGGACGATTAGCTTTTGAGTATTCACGAAGTGAATTGACATCTAAGATTGATGTAGAAAATATTCAGGACTTCGACCGAGCTCTTTTAAATGATATACTTAGATCAAGATTAAGAGAAAAGGAATTAAAAGATCCACAATTAACCAAAAACGCAATTAGTTAA
- a CDS encoding ImmA/IrrE family metallo-endopeptidase, protein MEAISVKNNLIVWARERSGKSIDALIKKFPKLLDWENGNSLPTLKQLNKLANATYTPFGYFFLNEPPDETLPIPNFRTVKDKPITQPSPNLIETVQTMQRRQDWMREYLVSEDESPLNFIGSITVKTDVKIAAEKIRSTLGLLPNWASVYEGWNEAVTALRNSIDKAGILIAGNGIVGNNPHRKLNVEEFRGFVLIDEYSPLIFINGNDSDGAQIFTMAHELAHIWLGKGAIFNLENLQPFNNVDEIFCNKVAAEFLIPEDEMKRLWKLYRLSSNPIKALSKRFKVGELATARRMLDLGYISKEKFLIFYNVYTDGGIKKRKKKKPGGNFYNNQNIRIGKRFARAVIGAVKEGRLLYRDGFSLTGLYGNTFDQYGKKLGFQ, encoded by the coding sequence ATGGAAGCAATCTCCGTTAAAAATAATCTTATAGTATGGGCGCGTGAACGATCTGGTAAATCCATCGATGCGTTGATAAAGAAGTTTCCCAAGTTGCTCGATTGGGAAAATGGTAATTCTTTGCCAACGCTTAAGCAATTGAATAAATTAGCTAATGCTACATATACACCATTTGGATATTTCTTTTTGAATGAACCGCCAGATGAAACTCTTCCTATTCCGAATTTCAGAACTGTAAAAGATAAACCAATAACACAACCAAGCCCTAATCTAATTGAAACAGTTCAAACAATGCAACGAAGACAAGATTGGATGAGGGAATATCTTGTAAGTGAAGATGAATCCCCGTTAAATTTTATCGGATCTATTACCGTTAAGACCGATGTAAAAATTGCGGCGGAAAAAATTCGATCCACACTTGGTTTATTACCAAATTGGGCATCTGTTTATGAGGGATGGAATGAAGCTGTAACGGCTCTAAGAAATAGTATAGATAAGGCGGGAATACTTATTGCTGGGAATGGAATTGTAGGTAACAATCCACATAGAAAATTGAATGTTGAAGAATTTCGTGGGTTCGTATTAATTGATGAATATTCTCCTTTAATATTTATTAATGGTAATGATTCTGATGGTGCGCAAATATTTACAATGGCTCATGAGTTAGCGCATATATGGCTTGGGAAGGGTGCAATTTTTAATTTGGAGAATCTTCAACCCTTTAACAACGTTGATGAAATATTTTGCAACAAAGTTGCGGCTGAATTTTTAATACCAGAAGATGAAATGAAGAGGCTTTGGAAATTATATAGATTGAGTAGTAATCCAATTAAAGCACTTTCTAAACGTTTTAAAGTTGGAGAACTTGCAACCGCAAGAAGAATGCTTGATTTAGGATATATTAGCAAAGAAAAATTTTTAATATTTTACAATGTGTATACAGATGGCGGAATAAAGAAAAGGAAAAAGAAAAAACCAGGCGGAAATTTTTACAACAATCAAAATATTCGTATAGGAAAAAGGTTTGCCAGAGCGGTAATTGGTGCTGTGAAAGAGGGTAGATTGTTGTACCGAGATGGATTTAGCTTGACTGGTCTATATGGAAATACGTTTGATCAGTATGGTAAAAAACTTGGATTTCAATGA
- a CDS encoding DUF4411 family protein, with amino-acid sequence MSGKKIYLLDANAFIEAKNAFYSFSICPGYWKSLIEHGKVENVGSIDKIRNEILSNKHGDELKEFIKKKLPRIFFDKTDIPTVANRFSEIINWVDGKKQYEKQAKAKFAIGADGWLIAFASLDTDNRIVVTQEVSAEDSKTKIKIPDVCKPFGVNSINLFKMLSDLTISFDYSGA; translated from the coding sequence ATGAGTGGTAAAAAAATATATCTTTTAGATGCAAATGCGTTTATTGAAGCAAAAAATGCCTTTTATTCATTTTCAATATGTCCTGGATATTGGAAATCATTAATTGAGCATGGTAAAGTTGAAAATGTTGGCAGTATTGATAAAATAAGAAACGAAATATTATCAAATAAGCATGGTGATGAGTTAAAAGAATTTATAAAGAAGAAACTTCCTCGTATTTTTTTTGACAAAACCGATATTCCAACCGTAGCAAATAGATTTTCGGAAATAATAAATTGGGTTGACGGAAAAAAGCAATACGAGAAACAAGCAAAAGCAAAATTTGCAATCGGTGCGGATGGGTGGCTCATTGCATTTGCAAGTTTAGATACGGATAATAGGATTGTTGTTACTCAAGAGGTCTCTGCGGAAGACTCAAAAACAAAAATCAAAATACCAGACGTTTGTAAACCATTTGGTGTGAACAGTATTAACTTATTTAAAATGTTGTCTGACCTAACCATATCTTTTGATTACAGTGGAGCATGA
- a CDS encoding HEPN domain-containing protein, which translates to MSHILNKSEQNLKAAGELILIERYASSVHCSYFSIIQLYLHALLKEIGITFEEDSDEEHTLHSNRLSKSKHADAFKIIHEKINDKHLKFQHYTNFKDLQQFRTSSDYFNTEIKKNSAESAQNICKNIKGILTKSKLI; encoded by the coding sequence ATGAGCCACATTTTAAACAAAAGCGAACAAAACTTAAAAGCAGCAGGGGAATTGATACTTATCGAAAGATATGCATCGAGTGTACATTGTTCGTATTTTTCGATTATACAACTTTATTTACATGCGCTTCTTAAAGAAATAGGTATAACTTTCGAAGAGGATTCTGATGAAGAACATACTCTTCACAGTAATCGTCTTTCAAAAAGTAAACATGCCGATGCTTTTAAAATTATACACGAAAAAATTAACGATAAACATTTAAAGTTCCAACATTATACTAATTTCAAAGATTTACAACAATTTAGAACCTCCTCTGATTACTTCAATACAGAAATAAAGAAAAACAGTGCAGAATCGGCACAGAACATCTGTAAAAATATTAAGGGTATTCTTACAAAATCAAAATTAATATGA
- a CDS encoding protein-export chaperone SecB — protein sequence MPDIPNNEIKLVGVILVDSKFLRIPDAVFDGKEENNFKIELNAKVNEDSKFATGINFILTSKNLDKEQVNLELNYIGLFETSELNQEQKTNFAYINAPAIIYPFIRQYVYSLCSYANLPNIILPILNFVKLSEERGYISKKEVVAK from the coding sequence ATGCCCGATATACCAAACAATGAAATTAAACTTGTTGGAGTAATTTTAGTAGATTCAAAATTTTTAAGAATCCCAGATGCTGTCTTTGACGGCAAGGAAGAGAACAATTTTAAAATTGAACTCAATGCAAAAGTTAATGAAGATTCAAAGTTTGCAACAGGTATTAATTTTATTCTAACCTCTAAAAACTTAGATAAAGAACAGGTCAATCTTGAATTAAATTATATTGGATTATTTGAAACTTCAGAGTTAAACCAAGAACAAAAAACGAATTTTGCTTATATAAATGCGCCTGCTATTATTTATCCATTCATTAGACAATACGTTTATTCGTTATGTTCTTATGCAAATTTGCCAAATATAATTCTTCCCATACTAAATTTTGTAAAATTATCGGAGGAACGGGGATATATTAGTAAAAAAGAAGTGGTGGCAAAATAA
- a CDS encoding IS1595 family transposase: protein MKKQKTTDDKILTLKGLSKDYGREDEARELLESLRWADGVCCPCCGGDAVVKVEANAEKKIRKGLYRCKDCRKAKRSNQFTVTVGTIFEDSHIPLSQWLQAITLLCCSKKGFSAHQLHRQLGVTYKTAWFMAHRIRYAMGTSVFTKMKGIVEADETHVSGKSRRAFNQTGMENKTPVVSLVQRNGKVRSFVVPNVTGTNLKEVLTKNIHPTANLMTDELAAYKSIGNNFASHDVVNHSKYEYVRGDAYTNTVEGFFSIFKRGVNGVYHHISKEHLHRYLAEFDFRYNNRKIDDHERTLKALAGFEGK from the coding sequence ATGAAAAAGCAAAAAACAACAGACGATAAGATTTTGACTCTCAAGGGATTATCTAAGGACTACGGCAGAGAAGATGAGGCAAGAGAGCTTCTTGAGTCTCTACGGTGGGCTGATGGCGTATGCTGTCCTTGCTGTGGTGGTGATGCAGTTGTGAAGGTAGAAGCTAACGCAGAGAAGAAAATCCGCAAAGGGTTGTATCGCTGTAAGGATTGCAGAAAAGCAAAACGTAGCAATCAATTCACGGTTACGGTAGGAACTATATTTGAAGATTCTCATATCCCGCTTTCCCAATGGTTGCAGGCAATTACTTTGCTTTGTTGCTCTAAGAAGGGTTTCTCTGCTCACCAATTACATCGTCAATTAGGCGTAACCTATAAAACGGCGTGGTTCATGGCTCATCGCATTCGTTACGCAATGGGTACAAGTGTCTTTACAAAGATGAAGGGTATTGTTGAAGCGGATGAAACACACGTAAGTGGGAAATCTCGAAGAGCGTTTAATCAAACAGGCATGGAAAATAAAACTCCCGTTGTTTCTTTGGTTCAGCGTAATGGTAAGGTGCGTTCTTTTGTTGTTCCCAATGTAACGGGTACAAATCTTAAAGAGGTGCTAACGAAAAACATTCATCCTACGGCTAATTTAATGACGGACGAATTAGCCGCATATAAATCCATTGGAAACAATTTTGCATCCCACGATGTTGTAAATCATAGCAAGTATGAATATGTTCGCGGAGATGCTTATACTAACACTGTTGAGGGATTTTTTAGTATATTTAAGCGCGGGGTGAATGGTGTATATCACCACATTAGCAAAGAACATCTCCATAGATACCTTGCTGAATTTGATTTCAGATATAACAACAGAAAAATAGATGATCACGAACGAACATTAAAGGCATTAGCAGGCTTTGAAGGAAAATGA
- a CDS encoding IS3 family transposase (programmed frameshift) — MSKKKHTAEDIINKLREAEVLQSKGQSLEEVVRQLGISSVTYYKWRKEYGGLRVDQAKRFKEIEQENQWLRKVVADLTIDNSILKEVAPGKLLSPAKKRRAVEQAQEALGYSERRVCAVLEQPRSTQRQAQQISQEQQQLKARITELALEYGRYGYRRITALLRYEGWRVNHKRVERIWRLEGLKVPKRQPKRRRLWFNDGSCIRLRPTHRNHVWSYDFVADKTSNGKALRMLNIIDEHTRECLSIHIGRKITANDVVEALAKLFVVRGTPQYIRSDNGPEFVAEIVRTWLHNVGVETLFIEPGSPWENGYIESFNGKLRDELLNGEIFDTMCEAEVITEQWRKHYNTIRPHSSLKYRPPAPVTFYPLQIANA, encoded by the exons ATGAGTAAAAAGAAACACACTGCAGAAGACATCATCAATAAACTTCGAGAAGCTGAAGTTTTGCAATCAAAGGGACAATCACTGGAAGAAGTGGTGAGACAATTGGGAATTAGTTCAGTAACGTATTACAAATGGCGAAAAGAATATGGAGGTCTTCGAGTCGATCAGGCAAAACGATTCAAGGAGATTGAGCAAGAGAATCAATGGCTACGGAAAGTGGTAGCAGATCTAACGATTGATAATTCCATTTTAAAGGAAGTCGCAC CGGGGAAACTTTTAAGCCCGGCCAAAAAACGTCGGGCGGTGGAACAAGCACAGGAAGCATTGGGATACTCAGAACGTCGTGTGTGCGCGGTTCTAGAACAACCCAGATCAACACAGAGGCAAGCACAACAGATCAGTCAAGAGCAACAGCAACTGAAAGCGCGCATCACAGAGCTAGCATTAGAATATGGACGATATGGTTATCGCCGAATAACAGCGTTGCTGCGTTATGAAGGCTGGCGTGTGAATCATAAGCGAGTCGAGAGAATATGGCGTCTGGAAGGCTTAAAAGTGCCGAAAAGACAACCCAAACGACGACGGTTGTGGTTCAACGACGGATCCTGTATTCGCCTTCGTCCAACGCACCGGAATCATGTGTGGAGTTATGATTTTGTTGCTGATAAGACAAGTAACGGAAAAGCGTTACGGATGCTGAACATCATCGATGAGCACACAAGAGAATGTTTGAGCATTCACATCGGCAGAAAAATCACCGCCAATGATGTCGTTGAAGCGTTAGCAAAACTTTTTGTAGTTCGAGGCACTCCGCAATATATCAGGTCAGACAATGGACCGGAATTTGTCGCAGAGATTGTTAGAACGTGGTTACATAATGTTGGCGTGGAAACACTGTTCATCGAACCAGGAAGTCCATGGGAGAACGGTTATATTGAATCGTTCAACGGAAAGCTCAGAGATGAATTATTGAATGGAGAAATCTTTGATACAATGTGTGAAGCTGAAGTTATCACAGAACAATGGAGAAAACATTACAACACAATTAGGCCACACAGTAGTTTGAAGTATCGTCCACCAGCACCGGTAACTTTTTATCCACTTCAGATTGCCAATGCCTGA
- a CDS encoding AAA family ATPase, with product MILKKAVITNFRGMNGSIEVNFGLFNCIVGQNDAGKSTILKALDAFINDNGPTRADYNVTAQDNQIAVELYFDCQNNASLLGEEIPTTIEAEELTNQDNLLVLKKVWRITDTNISKPKTSILRKTYDGNNDFVFKTEPQLMVLCNTKNIQTVKGNGEEFNNVEKRQKLREHNAQNAIAFTYEEEEIPTSGTGKAKIIGDAIKKSLPAFQYFKADTSLSDTDTAIQKYFKDMAYRLIESDIDTDNLETEIKEKLGDVLKKITDKINEVVSSTETVEPKIDFDWSKLISTSFVSTSSGNNIPLSLRGDGFRRITMMSYFEYLAETQRAIATQQIIFSFEEPETFLHPSAQENLFEKLNLLTENGYQVIVSTHSSTIVGNSKRENIIHISKPNNIYTIKQNGIDYKELAIDLGIKPDNTFTPLFSTSRLLFLVEGIDDVTAMHHLATLYKQNGLISHTFDELNINIIPIGGCGGVKHWVNLDLFTKLQKPFFIFLDSDKDNAASISKNLTDLTNYGLTPTTDFLLTKKRLLENYIHPTALQRLVPNVVIAYGDFDHAKHICRDYPDDAIRGRIGGSKVAERHFCNLTYNELRLTWFDGTNDEFVDLYNAILAKLN from the coding sequence ATGATCTTAAAAAAAGCAGTAATCACGAATTTTCGTGGTATGAACGGTTCAATTGAAGTTAATTTTGGTCTATTTAATTGCATCGTTGGACAAAATGATGCAGGGAAATCTACCATTCTAAAAGCGTTAGATGCTTTTATTAACGATAATGGACCAACAAGAGCAGATTATAATGTTACTGCACAAGATAACCAAATAGCGGTTGAATTGTATTTCGATTGTCAAAATAATGCATCTTTACTAGGCGAAGAGATTCCTACTACAATTGAAGCAGAAGAGTTAACGAATCAAGATAATTTATTGGTATTGAAAAAAGTATGGAGGATAACGGACACAAATATTTCAAAGCCAAAAACTTCTATTTTGAGAAAAACATATGATGGCAATAATGATTTTGTTTTTAAGACAGAACCCCAATTAATGGTGCTTTGTAACACTAAGAATATTCAAACCGTTAAAGGAAATGGAGAAGAATTTAACAATGTAGAGAAAAGACAAAAACTAAGAGAGCATAACGCTCAAAATGCTATTGCGTTTACTTATGAAGAGGAAGAGATTCCAACTTCAGGCACTGGTAAAGCAAAAATAATCGGTGATGCAATTAAGAAATCTCTTCCTGCTTTTCAATATTTTAAGGCAGATACATCTTTATCTGATACTGATACTGCAATTCAAAAATATTTCAAGGATATGGCTTATCGGCTAATTGAAAGTGATATTGATACCGATAATTTAGAAACTGAAATAAAAGAAAAATTAGGTGATGTTCTTAAAAAGATAACCGATAAAATAAATGAAGTTGTTAGTTCAACTGAAACAGTTGAACCTAAAATCGATTTTGACTGGAGTAAATTAATATCAACATCATTTGTGAGCACTTCATCAGGTAACAATATCCCATTAAGTTTAAGAGGCGACGGGTTTCGAAGAATCACTATGATGTCATACTTTGAATATTTGGCTGAAACACAAAGAGCAATTGCTACACAACAAATTATTTTTAGTTTTGAAGAACCGGAAACATTTTTGCATCCATCAGCCCAAGAAAACTTATTTGAAAAATTAAATTTGCTTACCGAAAATGGTTATCAGGTTATTGTTTCAACTCATTCATCAACTATTGTTGGTAACTCAAAACGAGAGAACATCATTCATATTTCAAAACCGAATAATATTTATACGATAAAACAAAACGGTATAGATTATAAAGAATTAGCGATTGATTTAGGAATAAAACCAGACAACACGTTCACGCCACTATTTTCTACGTCACGATTGCTTTTTCTTGTAGAAGGAATTGATGACGTAACTGCAATGCATCATTTAGCAACTCTTTATAAGCAAAACGGATTAATATCTCATACTTTTGATGAACTTAACATAAATATCATACCAATTGGAGGGTGCGGTGGTGTAAAACATTGGGTGAACCTTGATCTATTTACTAAACTTCAAAAACCATTTTTCATTTTTTTAGATAGCGATAAGGATAATGCAGCTTCTATTTCAAAAAATCTTACAGATTTAACAAATTACGGATTAACTCCAACAACAGATTTTTTATTGACAAAGAAACGATTGTTGGAGAATTATATACATCCAACTGCGTTACAAAGATTAGTTCCCAATGTTGTAATTGCATACGGCGATTTTGATCACGCAAAGCACATTTGCAGAGATTATCCTGATGATGCTATTAGAGGTAGAATCGGTGGCAGTAAAGTGGCGGAACGTCATTTTTGTAATCTAACATACAATGAATTGCGATTAACTTGGTTTGATGGAACGAACGATGAGTTTGTTGATTTGTATAATGCAATACTCGCTAAATTAAATTAA
- a CDS encoding tetratricopeptide repeat protein, protein MINKKKRHYTPMSDADRAIRWFNKGFEANENSNYCLAIKYYQKVIKFCPKFSKSYFNIGIAQSGLGNIDEAIKAYEKAIEIDQKYSEAYNNLGLIYYDKYDFDKAIYHFDKAIRLDPKDYIAYTNLGMTFNELKEFDQAIICFEKAVEYNPKYSDAYCKMGISYGMKGNNELNIQFQLKAIEFNPKDVYAYYHLGLAFKGKGNTNRAIHCFEEVIKIDPQDAYAYNELGLIYKSNGNIEKAILCYKKAVEIDFECSTAFYNLGLVYELKNNLRMKIRVFKKAAYQGSKEAREWLTLNNYSWV, encoded by the coding sequence ATGATAAATAAGAAGAAACGACATTACACTCCTATGTCCGATGCGGATAGGGCAATACGTTGGTTTAACAAAGGATTTGAAGCTAATGAAAATTCAAATTATTGTCTTGCAATCAAATACTATCAAAAGGTTATTAAATTTTGTCCTAAATTTTCAAAATCCTATTTCAATATTGGTATCGCACAATCTGGATTAGGAAACATTGATGAGGCAATTAAAGCATATGAAAAAGCCATTGAAATCGATCAAAAATATTCTGAGGCATATAATAATTTAGGACTTATTTATTACGATAAGTATGATTTTGACAAAGCTATATATCATTTTGACAAAGCAATTAGACTTGATCCGAAAGATTACATAGCCTACACCAATTTAGGAATGACATTTAACGAACTAAAAGAATTTGACCAAGCCATTATTTGTTTTGAAAAAGCTGTTGAGTATAATCCGAAATATTCAGACGCATATTGTAAGATGGGAATATCGTATGGAATGAAAGGAAATAACGAATTAAATATTCAATTTCAATTAAAGGCGATAGAATTCAACCCTAAAGATGTATACGCATACTACCATTTAGGACTTGCATTTAAAGGCAAAGGAAATACTAATAGGGCAATTCATTGTTTTGAAGAAGTTATTAAAATTGATCCACAAGATGCCTATGCATACAATGAATTGGGATTAATTTATAAGAGTAATGGCAATATTGAAAAAGCAATTCTTTGTTATAAAAAAGCAGTCGAGATTGATTTTGAATGTTCAACAGCTTTTTACAATTTAGGTCTTGTTTACGAACTCAAAAATAATTTAAGAATGAAAATAAGAGTGTTTAAAAAAGCAGCATATCAAGGCAGTAAAGAAGCACGGGAATGGCTTACTTTGAATAATTATTCTTGGGTTTAA